One genomic region from Halorussus rarus encodes:
- a CDS encoding HEAT repeat domain-containing protein: MTSLFELEKTGDVDQLTQLLTNSSSEPVRRRAADILGEVEAEDYQVLDPLVKAAQSDDSEAVRAAAIDALDQRHAVEKLVSALTGEEVPTEGAEWARAEALVETLSADQPELRMASANALGRIGNKAGTKALVGRLGDPDQRVRARAARALGRIEDPRAVSALRQSLGDESVEVRREAADSLGRIGGEESLAALLDLLDDESETVRRIAATSLGNFASTKPLDALISLLSDESETVRRAAVFSLIELLSNAPGQQSHKLRERMVEKLSATDHRSVVDSLTDILDQGTQPHQRRNATWLLGRVAGDRNREAAIEALASVLDDDDGMTAQFAATSIAEVGGEPAEDALLDVLDDPEVGSDARAKAAFTLGKVGGERARQRLDDLIDSTDDEQVRKRAFSALSKLGGRG; the protein is encoded by the coding sequence GTGACGTCGCTGTTCGAACTGGAGAAGACGGGGGACGTGGACCAGCTCACCCAGCTGCTGACGAACAGCAGCAGCGAGCCGGTCCGACGGCGCGCGGCCGACATCCTCGGCGAGGTCGAGGCCGAGGACTACCAGGTGCTCGACCCGCTGGTGAAGGCCGCCCAGAGCGACGACAGCGAGGCCGTGCGGGCGGCGGCCATCGACGCCCTCGACCAGCGCCACGCCGTCGAGAAGCTGGTTTCCGCGCTCACCGGCGAGGAGGTGCCGACCGAAGGGGCCGAGTGGGCGCGCGCGGAGGCGCTGGTCGAGACCCTCTCTGCCGATCAGCCGGAGCTCCGGATGGCGTCGGCCAACGCGCTGGGCCGCATCGGCAACAAGGCCGGGACGAAGGCGCTGGTCGGCCGGCTCGGCGACCCAGACCAGCGCGTCCGCGCGCGGGCGGCCCGCGCGCTCGGTCGTATCGAGGACCCACGCGCCGTCTCGGCGCTCCGGCAGAGCCTCGGCGACGAGAGCGTCGAGGTCCGGCGGGAGGCGGCCGACTCGCTGGGCCGCATCGGCGGCGAGGAGTCGCTCGCGGCGCTGCTGGACCTGCTCGACGACGAGAGCGAGACCGTCCGGCGCATCGCGGCCACGTCGCTGGGGAACTTCGCGAGCACCAAGCCGCTGGACGCGCTCATCTCGCTGCTGTCCGACGAGAGCGAGACCGTCCGGCGCGCGGCGGTGTTCTCGCTCATCGAACTCCTCTCGAACGCGCCGGGCCAGCAGAGTCACAAGCTGCGCGAGCGGATGGTCGAGAAGCTGAGTGCCACGGACCACCGGAGCGTGGTGGACTCGCTGACCGACATTCTGGACCAGGGGACACAGCCCCACCAGCGCCGGAACGCGACGTGGCTGCTCGGACGGGTGGCCGGCGACCGCAACAGGGAGGCGGCGATCGAGGCGTTGGCGTCGGTGCTGGACGACGACGACGGGATGACGGCGCAGTTCGCCGCGACCAGCATCGCCGAGGTCGGGGGGGAACCGGCGGAGGACGCCCTGCTCGACGTGCTCGACGACCCGGAGGTCGGCAGCGACGCGCGGGCGAAGGCGGCGTTCACCCTCGGGAAGGTCGGTGGCGAACGCGCCCGCCAGCGCCTCGACGACCTCATCGACTCGACCGACGACGAGCAGGTCCGCAAGCGGGCCTTCTCGGCGCTCTCGAAGCTCGGCGGACGCGGATAG
- a CDS encoding archaellin/type IV pilin N-terminal domain-containing protein, with product MKEKLKERLTDRGQVGIGTLIVFIAMVLVAAIAAGVLINTAGFLQTKSEQTGEESSAQVSNRVQVVSGFGNVANEEVDYLNLTVMRGSGSDDINLSTATVEWIGPTRATTLTAVPESDDGATVNGGDGNSDAIVDSTESPSAGDHDYFNVSAIKDPSDSVPVLDEQDDRFKIMLNTTAIMGNEQGGTLGEGQEVELKLTTQYGAVTIYRANIPQSLSQESAVTV from the coding sequence GAAACTCAAGGAGCGGTTGACTGACAGAGGTCAAGTGGGTATCGGTACGCTCATCGTGTTCATCGCGATGGTGCTGGTCGCGGCGATCGCGGCGGGCGTGCTCATCAACACGGCCGGGTTCCTCCAGACGAAGAGTGAGCAGACCGGCGAGGAAAGTAGTGCGCAGGTCTCGAACCGCGTGCAGGTCGTGAGTGGTTTCGGTAACGTCGCGAACGAAGAGGTCGACTACCTCAACCTCACTGTGATGCGCGGTTCCGGTTCTGATGATATAAACCTCTCGACAGCGACTGTTGAGTGGATTGGTCCGACTCGCGCCACCACGCTCACGGCAGTTCCGGAGTCGGACGATGGTGCTACCGTAAATGGTGGTGATGGAAACAGTGACGCAATTGTGGACAGTACCGAATCACCCAGTGCCGGTGACCACGACTACTTCAACGTCAGTGCCATCAAGGACCCGTCGGATTCAGTGCCAGTCCTGGACGAACAGGATGACCGCTTCAAGATTATGTTAAACACCACTGCTATCATGGGTAACGAGCAAGGTGGCACTCTCGGTGAAGGCCAAGAGGTCGAGCTCAAGCTGACCACCCAGTACGGCGCAGTCACCATCTACCGCGCGAACATCCCGCAGTCGCTCTCGCAGGAGAGCGCCGTCACGGTCTAA